A window of Symphalangus syndactylus isolate Jambi chromosome X, NHGRI_mSymSyn1-v2.1_pri, whole genome shotgun sequence genomic DNA:
TTGTTGACATTTAAATTGTTGTTTTGAGAGTTCTATATGTATCCTGTATTCAAATCTTCATTAGATATGccacttacaaatattttctcccagcctgtGCCTTCTCTGTTCATTCTCTTAACATTGTCTTTTGAAGAGCACATGGTTTTTAAtatgataaagtccaatttacaAAATTTTGCTTATGAGAATTGTGCTTTTTTTGTGATAGCTAAGaaatctttgtctaacccaaggtttcaaaagtttttttttcctgtcttcttctaggagctttataattttaggttttaccATTAGGTTTATTAAccttttttagttaatttttgcatatggtgtgaaATATggatcaaatttttttttgtaaatgtacaTTCAACTTTTCCTgcatcattttgaaaatattatcctTTTTCCAGTGAATTGCCTTTATAACTTTACAAAAATCAGCTGTCcatatatgtgtgggtctatttctgaattGCATATCCAGTTCTATTCATCTACAATTGGCCCTctatatccatgggttctgcatctgcagattcaaccaatGGCGGATcaaaatattctggaaaaaaataataaaaaatagtttgtatacattgattttgtatcctgagactatACTGAATtcgtttatcagatctaggagctttctggatgagtctttaggattttctaggtatagaatcatatcattggTGAATGACAACAGTTTGACTTCCAATAAATAtagtacatttattgatttgcatatattaaaccatccctgtattcctggtatgaaacccacttgattataacatattatctttttgatatgctgttggattagGTTAGCtcgtattttattgaggatttttgctgctatacatcaataatgaccaagctgagaatcaaattaagaactcaatcccttttataacagcttcaataaaaatatttacgaATATACTTAATGAAGGAGGTGAAATGTctttataaggaaaactacaaaacactgctgagagaaatcATTGATGACAGAAATGGAAacacactccatgctcatggataggaagaatcaatattgtgaaaatgaccataccacccaaagcaatctacaaattctaTGCAATtaccatcaaaataccatcatcattcttcacagaagtataaaaaacaatcttaaaattcatatggaaccaaaaaaaagagcccacatagcaaaagtcatactaagcaaaaagagcaaatctggaggcattgcATTTGTTGACTTCaagttatactacaaggctatagttaccaaaacagcatggtgctgataTAAAAATAGGTATGTAACAGAATggataacccagaaataaagtcaaacaCAACCaacatatcttttaaaaagcatacaaaaacataatttggggaaaggacaccctattcaataaatggtactgggaaaactgtcaagacacatgtagaagaatgaaactggatccccatctctcaccttataaaaaaattcaacTCAAGATGGAGCAAAGACTTAAAccttagacctgaaaccataaaaattctagaagataacatcataaaaactcttctagacattggcttaggcaaataattcatgaccaagaccccaaaagcaaatgcaacaaaaataaaaataaataaatgggacctaattaaactgaaatcttctgcacagcaaaataatcaGTAGAGTAGACAGACAGTATTAacaaactatgcattcaacaaaggactaatattcagaatctacaaggaactaaaaaaaatcagtaagaaaaaaactcatcaaaaaatgggcaaatgacatgaatagatatttctcaaaagaagacacacaaacagccagcaaacatgaaaatatgctcaacatcactaatcatcagggaactgcaaattaaaaccacagtgagataccatattactcctgcaagaatggccataatttaaaagtcCAAAAACAAtggatgttggcatggatgtatggaaaagggaacatttttacactgctggtgggaatgtaaattagtacaaccagtgtggaaaacagtatggagattccttaaagaactaaaagtagaactgccattcaatccagcaatcccactactgggaaataaggaaaggaaaataagtcactcTGTGaaaaggacacatgcacatgcatgtttacagcagcacaattcgcaactgcaaagatatggaaccaacctaagtgcccatcaaccaacgagtggataaagaaaatgtggtatatatacaacatgtactactacttagccataaaaaggaatgaaataatgtctttttcagTGACTtgaatagagctggaggccattattctaggtgaagttaactcaggaatggaaaaccgaaTATTGTATGTTATCACTTACAAGTCGAGttaaactatgaggatgcaaaggcataagattgatataatggactttggtgACCCggggggaaggatgggaggggagtgaggaataaaagactacatattgggtacagtgtacactgtttgggtgacaggtgccctaaaatctcagaaatcaccactaaagaacttatccatgtaacaaaaaaacaCCTCTACCCCagaaactactgaaataaaagtaaaaattagaaaaagagtacaattaaaaatatgaggtaacaactatttacatagcatttatattgtattaggtgttataagtaatctagatacgatttaaagtatatgggaggatatacataggctatatgcaaatattataccattttatataagggagtTGAGTGTCCTCAGATTTTGGTATTTgcagaggtcctggaaccaatcccttgtAAATACTAAGGGATGACCGTATTTGTCTATTGTGATAACAATATCACATTGTCTTAATTGCAGTAGCTTTATTATAAATCTTGAAATCAAATATTATTAGTCCTCCAACTTAGTTTTTCTATTTCAAAGCTGTTTTTgctaatgcatttttttttgtatttccctACGAATTTTAGAAGCAATTAGTTGTTTTTTATATGTTAAAACACTCGCTGGGACTTTGAATCTATATATCAATTTTGGGAGAATTGATATactaacaatattaaatcttccagtTCATGACTATATCTCTCCATTACTCAGATATTTTGTAATATATGTTAGGAATGTTCTGTAGTTTTCAGGGTACAAGTCTCATCTCTTTTGTCATATTTAACCCtaacattttttatgtttttatggtgTTTAAAATTCTAGCTCAAATTTCTCTTGTTCGTTACTaggaatacaattgatttttgtatattcgCCTATGTCCTGAAACCTTGGTAAACTCGCTTCTTAGTTCTAGTATGTTTTGTTGATCTTAGAAAATCTGTTTACTATATACATGATCCTGTTGTGTATGAATAACAAAAGTTTGCCTTTGCCTTGTCCAATCTAGatgctttttattactttttcctttccttattttctttgccCTCATTGCAAAGAAATGAGATTGTCTAGAATCTCCAGTACAATATTGCACTAaagtgatgagagtgggcatATGTACTTGTTTTGTTGGTCTTTTTTAACTttcaagttcaggggtacaagtgcaggttgttacataggtaaatttgtgtcatgggagtttgttgtacagattatttcatcacccaggtattaagcttattagccattagttatttttcctgatcctatgcctcctcccaccctccatcctctgataggcctcagtgtgtgttgttcccctctatgtgtcttgTTCTTGATCTAAGAGTGAAAAGCATTCAGGCTTTCACCTTTGAGTATGacagctgtaggttttttgtagatgcttTTCCTCAGATTTAGGAGCTCCCTTCTAAGTTCAATGAGAGTTTTTATTGGGAAACATATGACACAAATCTTTGCTCTAGGAATTTActctagaaaaatgaaaacctatgctcacacaaaaatctgtataTAAATGCTTATAGCTGATTCCTTTGTAATTTCCAAAACCTGTAAATGTGCCAAATATCttccaacaaatgaatggatcaCCAAATTTGTATATCCATGCTGTGGCAGACAGATTCTAAGGTGGCTCCCAACATCCCAATGTCCTGGTCATGTCTTTCAGTGTAGGTGGGGACTATGGCTTGCTTCTAACCAATCGAATGTGACAAAGGTGATGAGACGTAACTACCATGATTACGTTAGTTTATACATGacttgtggggaaaagaaagagagatcagactgttactgtgtctatgtagaaagaagtagacagaAGAGACtctattttgttctgtactaagagaaattcttctgccttgagatgctgttaatctgtaaccctagccccaaccctgtgcttgCAGAGACAAGCGCTGTGTTGACTCAAGATTTAATGGATTTAGGTCTATGCAGAATGCACTTTGTTAAAAAAGTGCTTGAAGGCAGTATGCttgttaaaagtcatcaccattctctaatcccaagtacccagggacacaatacGCTGCGGAAggctgcagggacctctgcctaggaaagccaggtattgtccaaggtttgtCCCCATAGgatagcctgagatatggcctcctgggaagggaaagacttgaccgtcccccagcctgacacccgtaaagggtctgtgctgaggaggattagtaaaagaggaaggcctctttgcagttgagataagaggaaggcatctgtctcctgctcgtccctgggcaatggaatgtctgggTGTAAAACCTGATCATATGTTCcatttactgagataggagaaaaccaccTTAGGGCTGGAAGTGAGACATGCTGGTGGCAATACCGCTCTTTAATGCACCAAGATGTTTGTATACGTGCATATCAAGGCACAGCACCTTTCCTTAAACTTAATTATGGCACAGAGAcctttgttcacatgttttcctgctgaccctctccccactattaccctattgtcctgccacatcctTGTCTCCGAGATGGTAGAGATAATggtcaataaatactgagggaactcagagaccagtgccaGCGGgggtcctccgtatgctgagcgccggtcccctgggcccacttttctttctctatactttgtctcttatttcttttctcagactCTCGTCCCACCTGATAAGAAACCCTCCCACAGGTGTGGAGCGGCTGGCCACCCCTTCATGACTCCATCTTTCAAGGAGACACATTCTCCCTTTGTTCCATGAATAAACAAGCTGCAGTGTTGTGAACTGCCTATGGACAGGGCAACGTGGCAGAGAACTGAGGGCAGCTTTTATAACAAATTAAgagatttcttaatatttaaccCTCCTTACATTAACTGCTCGtggtatattattctttttagaaaattatttataatttttgtgggtacataataggtatatGCATTTACGGGGTACATGAAATGCTTTAATATAGGCATagaatgcataataatcacataatggtaaacggggcatccatcccctcaagcgtTTATCCTTTGtgctacaaacaatccaattatactcttttggttatttttaaatgtacaattaaattattttgactgtAGTcgtcctgttgtgctatcaaatactgggtattaataatcacatcatggagaatggagtaTTCATCCCTCAAGCGTGGTGCATTACTCTTTGAATATGCTGCTCTGGATTGTATTTGCTAATATGTGGGGCTTCTCTATTAATGTTGCAAAATAGGGAGCCAATAATCTGGTTGAGAGATAAAAGAAGCAGCAGGAAAATGTGTTCACAGAACCTCATACGAGTGGCGTCCAGGGCCAAGGCTCCCTGAATGCATACCCAAGGGCTGATGAGAGGTGGGGACGAGTGCTGCGGAAGGACTCCTCAACCACCAGAACTAGGTAGGGCCTCTAACATCCCCTCGGAGCGAGCTCTCCGCGCCCCATACACCACCAGGTCTCCCTGGTTCCTCTCCTGCTCCCGGTCCCGCCACCTTAGGAAACCTTGGCCCAGCCTCTCCGATACGAGCCGGCCTCCTTGAGGGCTTTAGGCCCCTCTTCGCCAGTGTATTCCCCACGGTGCGCCTGCGTACTAGGGACCACCCGGCCTTGTGGGCGGAGTCCATGAGAGGGTTGGAGCCCCGGTCGTGGCCCCGCCCACCCTATCCTAGGCCGGCCTTCGTGGACACGCATTTCCGGCGACGCCTCGGTACTGACCTCTGCAGAGCCGGGTGGAGCCCATTGACGTCCAGCGACGCGAGGAGCAGCGATGGACGGTCGGGTGCAGCTGATAAAGGCCCTCCTGGCCTTGCCGATCCGGCCTGCGACGCGTCGCTGGAGGAATCCTATTCCCTTTCCCGAGACGTTTGACGGCGATACCGACCGGCTCCCGGAGTTCATCGTGCAGACGGGCTCCTACATGTTCGTGGACGAGAACACGTTCTCCAGCGACGCCCTGAAGGTGACGTTCCTCATCACCCGCCTCACGGGGCCCGCCCTGCAGTGGGTGATCCCCTACATCAAGAAGGAGAGCCCCCTGCTCAATGATTACCGGGGCTTTCTGGCCGAGATGAAGCGAGTCTTTGGATGGGAGGAGGACGAGGACTTCTAGGCCGGGAGACCCTCGGGCCTGGGGGCGGGTGCTCTGGGGAGGGTCCGCTGTGTTACTGGCCGCCGCCAGGGTCGCCACCGGCGCCCTCCCTTCGCGCCTCCCTCCCCCTCGAGCCGCCGCGATGTCCCCTGCGCTCCTGTTCCCTCCCGCGTAGTGCTTGCCTTTGTTCCAGGAATAGCGCTCCAGGATCCTGCTGCCGCCCCTGGGCCTCACTCTGGAGCGAGCCGCCGCCCTCTCCTTCCAGCCAGCCAGCCCCTCCCATGCACATTTGGACGCTGTCCTGCGCTCCAGCTGCAAGCTGGGCTCCTGTTACACACTGGACAGACCACCCACTGCCGCCGCTGCCAagccctctcctccccaccaGACTGCCAGACGACTACATCATTCTGCCCACAGACCTGCGCTGCCACGGCCATCGCCATCCATCGCATCCTACCGACAGACTGCTGCTCCTAGTGATCTGGACTCACCTCGGAGGTATCTGGGCTGGCCACAGTCCCTGGACAGTGATCCAGACAGCTGGCCGCCTCCCAAGGGATCTGTCACCTTCAGCGAGACCcatttcctccccacccccagaaaCCTCTTGTGTTCTTGCCTAGGCCCAGGTGTGCCTGGCAGCCAAATCgagtctctcattttctcttgtggACCAGTTAGTTTTGCCCATAACCCAGTATTCTGAGTTTGCAACTGTCTCTCTGATGTGTGCCTTTTGTTCAACACAGTAACCCCTGCATTCTGCTCTGCTCTAATACACTACCTGGAGAAagtcttttccttattttcaataaatgtcagACATTATTGAAAAGAAATGGTCTCAATGAATATGGCACTTTTCCCTCCCTGGTTCTGTAAATGGGGTCCATATCTTGTTCAAAAACTATATGCCCTGCGATGCTATGACTGATGTTGACACAGGGTCCTGTGGTGTCCTGCAAATGGCGATCCCACCAGTGACCAATCCCAGACGATTAATGTTGTAAACAAGTCAGTTTTGTGCCCCTTAGGAAATGAACCTTAATCTGAATGTGGCCAAGATAAGGTAAGGAATAGTCAGAAAGGGTGCTTTTTCTTCCCTCATTTCCAAAAAACTGTCTAAAAGCATATACCCCAAATGGTTACAAGCCATACATCTCACACATTTGTTGGTGAACACCTCTCACAGTTTTATTTAACGCATTATCAGGGAACCAGCTAAGTGGCTTAGATACTTCAGAAAAAGCGTTTACATTTATATTGCTTTAATTGGGTaggtagtggagaaaggaatgcagAACTGTAGTTAATTTAGGTACAAACTTGTTTAATGAATGACCTGAAACACAATACAATTACCACCTTCCCTAatgggcaggaaaaaaaaaattatcttcaacataTCTCTGCATGCTAATCTTTGAAATCTACTGTGCTAACATGCCTCTGCCACCCCATCTATCTCTGGGAAAAGCTCAATATCCCAATAGAAGCAGATTATCCTAAGGTGGGCTTGTAGGGCAGCACTCAGTCAACAActctctgccttcttttttttttttttttcccccgagtgccatggcatgatcttggctcactgcaacctctgcctcctgggttcaagcaattcttctgcctcagcctcccgagtagctgatactacaggcacgtgctaccacacctggctaatttttgtatttttagtagagacagggtttcaccatgttggccaggatggtctcagtcttcTGGCCTCATGATCCCCcggccttgccctcccaaagtgctgggattacaagtgtgagccaccatgcctggcctctctgcCCCATTTCTAATATGTGTTATTTTTCCAGAGCATACGAATGAGGAATAAATCACaagagtgtttttttgtttgtttgtttactttattgcttctctctcttcatttAAATAGGTGAAATTTTGCCATTCAGCAGTGATTC
This region includes:
- the RTL8C gene encoding retrotransposon Gag-like protein 8C isoform X2 produces the protein MDGRVQLIKALLALPIRPATRRWRNPIPFPETFDGDTDRLPEFIVQTGSYMFVDENTFSSDALKTCAATAIAIHRILPTDCCS
- the RTL8C gene encoding retrotransposon Gag-like protein 8C isoform X1 encodes the protein MDGRVQLIKALLALPIRPATRRWRNPIPFPETFDGDTDRLPEFIVQTGSYMFVDENTFSSDALKVTFLITRLTGPALQWVIPYIKKESPLLNDYRGFLAEMKRVFGWEEDEDF